In Antechinus flavipes isolate AdamAnt ecotype Samford, QLD, Australia chromosome 3, AdamAnt_v2, whole genome shotgun sequence, a genomic segment contains:
- the LOC127557147 gene encoding keratin-associated protein 19-3-like, which produces MSYYGSYYGGLGYGYGSGYGCGCGSYRGLGYGFGGCGYGGLGYGGYGYGGLGYGSYGYGCCRPSCCGRSVNLNTMSYYGGYYGGLGYGYGSGYGCGCGSYCGLGYGYGGCGCGGLGYGGYGYGGLGCGGYGYRGYGYGCCRPSCCGGCYSSGFY; this is translated from the exons ATGAGCTACTACGGCAGCTACTATGGAGGCCTGGGCTATGGCTATGGCTCTGGTTATGGCTGTGGATGTGGCAGCTACCGTGGCCTAGGCTATGGCTTTGGAGGCTGTGGCTATGGAGGCCTGGGCTATGGTGGTTATGGCTATGGAGGCCTGGGCTATGGTAGCTATGGCTATGGCTGCTGCCGCCCATCTTGCTGTGGAAG ATCTGTGAATCTTAACACAATGAGCTACTACGGCGGCTACTATGGAGGCCTGGGCTATGGCTATGGTTCTGGTTATGGCTGTGGATGTGGCAGCTACTGTGGCCTAGGATATGGCTATGGTGGCTGTGGCTGTGGAGGTCTGGGCTATGGTGGCTATGGCTATGGAGGCCTGGGCTGTGGAGGCTATGGCTACAGAGGCTATGGCTATGGCTGCTGCCGCCCATCTTGTTGTGGAGGATGCTACTCTTCTGGATTCTACTAA
- the LOC127557877 gene encoding keratin-associated protein 19-3-like — protein sequence MSYYGSYYGGLGYGYGSGYGCGCGSYRGLGYGFGGCGCGSLGYGGYGYGGLGYGGYGYGCCRPSCCGRYSSYGFY from the coding sequence ATGAGCTACTACGGCAGCTACTATGGAGGCCTGGGCTATGGCTATGGCTCTGGTTATGGCTGTGGATGTGGCAGCTATCGTGGCCTAGGCTATGGCTTTGGAGGCTGTGGCTGTGGAAGCCTGGGCTATGGTGGTTATGGCTATGGAGGCCTGGGCTATGGTGGCTATGGCTATGGCTGCTGCCGCCCATCTTGCTGTGGAAGATATTCTTCCTATGGCTTCTACTGA
- the LOC127557879 gene encoding keratin-associated protein 19-7-like isoform X2, whose amino-acid sequence MSYYGGYYGGLGCGYSSGYGCGYGSYGGLGYGYGSCGCGGLGYSGYGLGCGGYGSYGCCRPSCCGGFYSSGFY is encoded by the exons ATGAGCTACTACGGAGGCTACTATGGAGGCCTGGGCTGTGGTTATAGCTCCGGTTATGGCTGTGGATATGGCAGCTACGGTGGCCTAGGCTATGGCTATGGCAGTTGTGGCTGTGGAGGCCTGGGCTATAGTGGTTATG GCCTGGGCTGTGGAGGCTATGGTAGCTATGGCTGCTGCCGCCCATCTTGCTGTGGAGGGTTTTATTCTTCTGGCTTCTACTGA
- the LOC127557876 gene encoding keratin-associated protein 19-5-like, with product MSYYGSYYGGLGYGYGSGYGYGCGSYRGLGYGFGGCGCGSLGYGGYGYGGLGYGSYGYGCCRPSCCGRYYSYGFY from the coding sequence ATGAGCTACTACGGCAGCTACTATGGAGGCCTGGGCTATGGCTATGGCTCTGGTTATGGCTATGGATGTGGCAGCTACCGTGGCCTAGGCTATGGCTTTGGAGGCTGTGGCTGTGGAAGCCTGGGCTATGGTGGTTATGGCTATGGAGGCCTGGGCTATGGTAGCTATGGCTATGGCTGCTGCCGCCCATCTTGCTGTGGAAGGTATTATTCTTATGGCTTCTACTGA
- the LOC127557878 gene encoding keratin-associated protein 16-3-like — protein MSYYGGYYGGLGCGYGSGYGCGCGSYRGYGYGGCGGCGCGGYGYGGYGYGGLGCGGYGYGGLGCGSYGYGCCRPSCCGGYSSYGFY, from the coding sequence ATGAGCTACTACGGAGGCTACTACGGAGGCCTGGGCTGTGGCTATGGCTCTGGTTATGGCTGTGGATGTGGCAGCTACCGTGGCTATGGCTATGGAGGCTGTGGAGGCTGTGGTTGTGGAGGCTATGGCTACGGTGGCTATGGCTATGGAGGCCTAGGCTGTGGAGGCTATGGCTACGGAGGCCTGGGCTGTGGAAGCTATGGCTATGGCTGCTGCCGCCCATCTTGCTGTGGAGGGTATTCTTCCTATGGTTTCTACTGA
- the LOC127557879 gene encoding keratin-associated protein 19-3-like isoform X1: MSYYGGYYGGLGCGYSSGYGCGYGSYGGLGYGYGSCGCGGLGYSGYGYGGRGCGGYGYGGLGCGGYGSYGCCRPSCCGGFYSSGFY, from the coding sequence ATGAGCTACTACGGAGGCTACTATGGAGGCCTGGGCTGTGGTTATAGCTCCGGTTATGGCTGTGGATATGGCAGCTACGGTGGCCTAGGCTATGGCTATGGCAGTTGTGGCTGTGGAGGCCTGGGCTATAGTGGTTATGGCTATGGAGGCCGGGGCTGTGGAGGCTATGGCTATGGAGGCCTGGGCTGTGGAGGCTATGGTAGCTATGGCTGCTGCCGCCCATCTTGCTGTGGAGGGTTTTATTCTTCTGGCTTCTACTGA